The Trichomycterus rosablanca isolate fTriRos1 chromosome 6, fTriRos1.hap1, whole genome shotgun sequence DNA segment AGATTGTTAGTATGCAATTAAGCTAGTTAAACAAACATTAGAATTAATCTTTACAAAGGGTGCTTAGAATTTTGGAGCTGACTATAAAAAAAGCACTCGTAATTTTTTCGTCCTCGATGTCCATCTCTTGAGACTTTCATGTACCTTCCGTTGACTGCTTATCATGAAATCCTTTCTGACAGGGTCCAATTTACAAACATTGCCACTTTGAACGGGGCAGGATACTCTACACCAATGGTAGTGTCGTATGTACAGCACATAGATCCAAGGGTTACACTGTGGTCACCGACAGCAGCGAGTTGTAGACTCTTGTTCCGTCTGGAGATCTTGCTCCATGCGTGAGCAGTTCCTGAATAGTCATCCAGTTGTCAAAAATCTTCTTGTTGCGCTTCTTCATCATCTTCTTGTGGCTTAATTCGATAATGTTGGGCTCCTTCTTGTCATCGGTGACACCTACGCTTTGCTCCTTCAGCCAGTCTGTTCGGCTCTGCTTCATGAACTCGCGGCGCTGGCGCTGCTCCTTGGCACGCACTGCGTGTTGCTTGCGCTCCTCCTTGCTCCAGTAGCGGCCCATCTTCAGCTCGCTGACAGTGTCATCATCCGTGGTCATGCCACCGCTGCGTTCTTCACGGATACGCAGGGCACGTTCCTTCAGTAATCTGTCACGCGCTGGTCTCTTGGTGATGTAGCGTGTGCCGTCGCTGCGAATCTTCACCTTCCATTCAGCCTTGGGTTCCAGATCAGCGGATGAAACCGGATCCCGACACATGCTGGCGAGGCTCAACTGGCTTTGAGCGTACTCCACAGCTGACTTCTGCTGGATCAGATGCATGTAGCTCTGATAATGCTGGGCATGTGCTGGAATGTGGGCGTGTTTGTAAGGGGAGTGTGGATGCCCGAGACGGCCTTGCTTGCGGTCTTTGGCTTCGGGCTGGTGCCCAGAGTCAGGCTCGTTGGCAGGAGCAGTACGGCTTCTGCTTGAGATGGAACCCTCTTGAACGGGTGACAGCATGGGTTTCGGGACTCTGGTGTTAGGGCCTGATACTGCTCCTTTTGCATCGGCTTCTGGGGGCCCTTCGTTGGCCCGACGCAAAGAGTTATCAGGTGAGAGTTCAAGGGTAAGTGGCGTGCTGCGGCAGCTTTCACCTGTGTTGTAAGCACTCGAACTGTCTTTGTCTGACTTCTCGGGCAGCTCGCTGATATCAGCCAGCTCATGGCGACGGGCATCGACACTTGTGTTGTAGTTGCGGAAGCCACTGTTGTGCAGCATCCACGGTTGCTCCCGCAACTGCTGTGTCCGGTGGGCCCGGACGATGCTCAGGCATTCAAGTTCTATGTTGCGCAACTCTGCATTGAGGAGCTCCAGTTCCTTGTCCACACTATCCTCGCCAGTGGTGCCTAATCCTTGGCTGCTGACTTGGCCAATTCTGGGCCAGCCCATGATGTCCCCACTCCTCACCTGGCACTTGAGCTCCAGCAGCTCCCGGAATCGCTCACACTCATCAGCTGGGAAGTCTCCCAGGAACTCTGCGTCGGCATAGTCAACCGAGATAAAGGACTCGCTGCTGAAGGGTAGATCGCTGCTTCCCAGCGTGTCCTGGCTGTAGGCTAAGCGCCGGCGACTACCCAGAGTTGTAGAAGCACTGGTCTGGTCGTCACAGAGGTTCTCCTGTTCTGAACTCTCGTCGTTGCGTGTACTTTCATCTGTACGGCCTACGCCACTGTCCTTCTCATGTTGCTGTGAAAGCAGTGTGCTCGTGTCCATGATGCCTCCATCATCCACATGCTTCTTCTGTCAACAAAGAAGCATAAAATTAATtgtcattaaaaatataaacctTGTTAACATTAAAATATGACCTTCTCCAAAAATTTGCATAGCAGTGTGCTTTTTGTAACCAGTCATGGTCAGAGGTATATTAAATTGTACACTGATGGTAGCTACTCACAGTTCATAGGCATAAAGCCATGAGTTTCTTTGAAAATGGCCAAATTGTTATGGCCAGACGACTGAAGTACCTCTAAAACCCGCaaggggtgctcacaggcagccgTAGTGAGTATCCACTGAGAGTTATCCCAGGAGGGACATGCCACAAACTgcagacaggttgttgggcagccaagattAATTGATTAAAGAAGATAAGAATCACGGACCAACATGCTCACGGACCCCTTTCATGCTAAAGCATTGTGCATGGAGGCTAacgatggtcaggactctcccaggacccccacagagcaggtatttttttaggtggtgggtcattctctgcactgtagtgacactgtcatggtggtggtgtgttagtgtgtgttgtgctggtatgagtggacaagatacagcagcgctgctggagtttttagtgtcctgtgaccactgatgaaggtctagaagatgaccaattcaaacagcagcaatagatgagcgatcctctctgactttacatctacaaggtggaccaactaggtaggagtgtctaatagagtggacagtgagtggacacggtatttaaaaactccagcagcgctgctgtgtctgatccactcataccagcacaacacacactaacacaccaccaccatgtcattgtcactgcagtgccgagaatgatccaccacctaaataatacctactctgtgggggtccagaccattgaagaacagggtgaaagcaggttaaaaaaagtatgtagagaaatagaatgactacagtcagtaattgtagaactacaaaatgcttctatatggtaagtggagctcataaaatgtACAATGAGAGCAACAATACAGTTTCCCCAAATTTATAGACACAAAAGACATaaagtgatttatttataaggatcaGTCAAAAGAACTCTAAGCCTCAATACTTTAGCTGACTATGACAGGGAGATAGAGTAATGGACAGAATCTGTCTTTTGAGGAACTGTCTTTTGACAGACGTTTGTGATGGACTGCTGTACCTGTTGGAGCATGCTGGCAGTGAACTGCATAGCCTGATGATGCTGCTGCTCCAGCATGTCCATGTGCAAATCATCCAGGAAATCATTTCTGTCATCCTCCAACCATCCTTCATCGAGCTGCACCAGAAAAATTATAGAACCATAAATTCATGAGTGGTTGCcattatttaaatgcattttattgatttactacctgctatattattatattaagctGGCTTTGATATTTTTCTAATGTTCTAATGTTAAAGTTAGCATAATTTGTAGGTTTATGTACCTGTATCTCTGGCCGGGCCACCAGCAGACATACGTTCTGGTACTCCTCACTCGTAAGCAGGGCCACCGCCTCCTCCCGGTTCTGTACCTCTATACCATTGATCTGAACAAtgagtaaaaaaatattaatttagcTTTAGCAATCGAATGTCAAgatgtacaaaatataaagtCTTAAATCTAAACAAACCTGAATTATTCTGTCCCCCTCTCTGATTCGACCATCTCTTGCAGCAATGCTGTTTGGATCAATCTGTTGAGGACAAGAAACAGATCAATATTAAAACACCAATTTTATACAACTATCTGGTTTGTTCATATAATAGACATAAGGTCATGTATTccaaaaaaaatgttaatgttattttttttttttttaaataacttgaCAAGTCGCTGATGGTGAAAAGTTGCAGTGCCTTTGTACAGCCGGGATTACCAATGCTGTAACTAATCACACAAATGTATCATTTTTATGATAATTGGTGGAAATCAAACAACAAATCAACAATACAGTCTTAACAGTAAAGACAAAAACAAATATGTTAAGAAAGAAAGTGTGGAGGAGTTATGGATGATACCCTACACTTCACTGATTCTACATTCTTAATAGATCCCATCTATACCAGACTGTGTTGATTGAAATGATTCATATGCCATACATCAAACACTATTCTTGCTGCTATGGTAATGCTTGTCACATTTGTTGATATTAAAAACCCACTTTTGCCTAAAGTAttgatataaataatacaaaaaacttGAAAGTATGAAAATTAGTTAAACTTTTCTCCAAAAAATGAACTCTGGCCAAGTAGACACATACACATTATGCAGAATAAAGGGAAAACCATGCAACCACCTCTAGCAACATGGCTACAGTTGACTGGCCAAACCAGCCACTGCTAACTTCCTAAAATTGGcttaattaaacaaaatatgtaACCTTCCATGATTTACAGCATCTTTGTAATTCCTTATGCTCAAGTCTCTCTctctaatataatattaaatgaattaaaagtccaCACAAAAGCAAAATGTAGAAATCCATTTCACattcttataaaaaaaaaaattaagcagACACACCTCTACATTTTAATACAGACACCTCCACATTTTAAAGAAGAATATGGCATTATTCTAGTATCTATTTCTAAATCCCATCTCTAAACACAATATTTAAGAAAGACAGAAGAAGCATAAAGGGTTGAAAGCTTAGTACCCACCTCGCTTACGTAGATCCCGgtttcatcttcatcatcagtCCTGTAGCACACGGTCAAGCCCAACTTGTCCTGGATATTTGTCCTGTACAAATCCACCTCCTGCAGAGATAAATAACACTTAGTTATTATATGACTCTTGGTGCTGAGAATGCTCCACAACCCAAagaacatctggtcagtgggggtatTATGGTGCACCATTTCAACTGATAAATGATGCACGGGGGATGACAAAGCACACAGAGCAACAAATGGATTGTTTTAAGTTAAATAATTgtaatctgtatggtaggtgcaGCTTATGGAAAAATAAATGCACacaccagataggtgtacctaataaagtgcataGTGAGTGTATGTGTTATTACTTGGCAAGTAGGGCATTATGCAGTTTACATGCAGAcataatgaatgtaaatgtaggcaAACATTATCATATTATTAACCATAAATATTAGTTTTGCCTTTAATTACaagttatattaataatatatggaTTAAAAATTGCCTTTTTAAGAAGGACCATGAATTAGCTGAACAGTTCTAGTGGACAAGGTTGCCAGATCTGTATATTGTACTATATGCTACCAAAGGCTTTTTGTAATTTGGGTTACATTTGGACATATTATCGATTTTTAAACAACCAACTTAAGCTACAGTATTGCAAGATTCAAGATGAATTAAGTAAACCATTGATTGAAGTCTGGCGAACCTACTTGTAATGCCTAGTAACCAGTGACAGAACTTGGATCAGGAATGCCCATTCACATAGACCAATGTGAATGTAGGATCTGTTTTCTGGTCACATGATTACCAAGTAGGGGTAAATCCTTAATCTTATGAACAAACTTGCTTACAAATGACCAGACATGCAAATAGATGCATTTTCTGACTGGTGCAATAAACATGTGAATGCAGTTTGAGATTGTGCCAGTAGTGTGGGGGGACCTAAAAAAGGGTTTTAAAAGATTAGTTttgttataatatttacaaatcaGTCCAAGCAAGGCAGTGGGCCTTAGTGGGTGTGGGGTGGTGAATGCTTTGTGGTGATCACCATCAAGCCATTGATCAATGTTTGTCATCAAAGAgtcttcaaatgctgtcatAGGGCTGCACAATCAAGGGTCAGAAAAGACCTCTGTGCTGAGCATCTGTCTTGATAAGTGAACTTTAATAAACTTAAGAACCCACTTCCCCTTATGTCATCTATTGCCTTTCTGTAGTCTCATTAAAACATAATCTGACATCTTTGATGTATGTCATCAGTTTAATCACTCACAGTTGCTCTCTTCTACCCATCTAATTATCCTTCTTCGTGACCTGCTGTAGCCATTAACCACTGACATAATATCCATGTCACCGACTTCCCGCTATTGAAGAAGATAAGTGTTCTGATCTTTGTGTGCTGTAAGTGAACTGAGGTTTGTCAATAGAATGGATCTGTTGCAGGAGTGTACATCAAGGAGACCCTTTTAACATAATTGAACTAAAGACAGACAGGATCAGAGCTGTTCTGTCAGAAGGCTACACTGACAGTGCAGTccacatatatttttatttagttccaGGGCAAAAGAAGTAAAAAGAAGATGAAAGTGATAAGAGTATGAAAGAAAGAGAGACAATGAGAAAATACAGTTGTTTGTGTTACCTCATACTCAAGCTCCTCTCTTTCCATGTCCTGCTGCATGCCTTCCAGGAAATCATTAGGGTCGAAGTACTCATGCCTAGGAGAACGTCTGTAAACATAAAATTGCCACCATAAACAAATGACGCATAACAGTACAATTCATCTACATTAAAAAAACCTTTTCTCCATATCTCAAGTGGCTTAACACCTATACAgcggaacctcgatttaacaaaCTAAAAGAGGGGTGCACTGGTTCGTAAAATGTGATTGTCCGAAACagcaaggttttttttccaaaagggttcgaaaatatatgaaaacacagcactaagatccacaaaagtgctaaacatgcacatataatAACAGTTAAATGAACAAcgtaaatagatatgtaaatatgaaatattaaaattggtgtacggtactactggggagaaatttcatttacctttTGTGGTGGAGGAGATGTGTTTTTGCCGTAATCGTTAAGTGGGGACTCAGAgtatctattattctgagtctaAAGCagtgctggtggctactggagcagtgctggtgcataactaagcactagaactagcaaaaattaagcataaaacacagagaaaaagccAAGAACAAAGCGAGTCTTctgacaaaataaagcttatcacttatgtaaacagagagacgtgcagCGGCTAGCGGACGATTACTGAACTACCGGTCTTGGTACGCTTGGTACAGACCGGACAtatggttttccagattttgtccattaaatCAGAAATTCGTTAAATAGAGGtccgttaaattgaggttccaCTGCATTGTTTAaagtttgtgttttgttttcggCACCATAACCAGACACAACCAGTGGGCACCACTATGTAGGTGAGAGGAATAAAATACTCATTCTAGTTTAACAGTAATATTAACCAATGACTGATGTCTGTAGGCAAAAAGAGACAGTAGCTGGCTTAGCATTAAGAGAAGCttgatgatttaaaaaaaagcctAATTAACATTAGAATACGTCAGTGTTCCCAAAGTTTGTTAATATGCCATGGGCATTTAGAATGGCTTGCAAAAGTTCTTAGAACTAGCCTTCGCATGAGCAGAGTCCCACAGAATGAATatagaaagcctttatttgtcatatatacagtgggggaaataagtatttgatcccctgctgattttgtaagtttacccccttacaaagacttgaacagtctataatttttatggaaggtttatttgaacagagagagacagaatatcaacaaaaaatccagaaaaaaaacattaaataaaagttataaattaatttgtatttaattaagggaaataagtatttgatcccctaccaaccagcaagaattctgacaaCCACAGACCgattatgtgcccatgaggcacacaaattagtcctgtccctgtataaaagactcctgtcacagaatcagtttcttccgttcaaatctctcaaccaccatgggcaagaccaaagagctaaaggacgtcagggacaagattgtagacctgcacaaggctggaatgggctacaagaccatcagcaagaagcttggtgagaaagagaccactgttggtgcgataattcaaaaatggaagaaatacaagatcacagtcaatcgccctcgctctggagctccatgcaagatctcacctggtggggtaagaatgattctgagaaaggtgaggtcagtccagaattacacgggaggagcttgtcaatgatctcaagggagctgggagcagtcaccaagaaaaccattggtaacacacttcgccgtaatggattgagatcctgcagtgcccgcaaagtccctttgctcaagaaggctcatgtacaggcccgtctgaagtttgccaatgaacacctgaatgattcagagaaagcttgggagaatgtgatatggtcagatgagaccaaaattgagctcttcggcatcaactccactcgccgtgtttggaggcaaagaaatgcccagtggggatggtgttcttggggtcatatccagcatttctctgtttccagctcccttgagatcattgacaagctcctcccgtgtaattctggactgacctcacctttctcagaatcattcttaccccaccaggtgagatcttgcatggagctccagagtgagggtgattgactgtgatcttgtatttcttccatttccgaattatcgcaccaacagtggtctctttctcaccaagcttcttgctgatggtcttgtagccaattccagccttgtgcaggtctacaatcttgtccctgacgtcctttgatagctctttggtcttgcccatggtggtcgagagatttgaacggaagaaactgattctgttacaggagTCTTtcatacagggacaggactaatttgtgtgcctcatgggcacataaccggtctgtgggggtcagaatgcttgctggttggtaggggatcaaatacttatttcccttaattaaatacaaattaatttataacttttatttaatgttttttttctggattttttgttgatattctgtctctctctgttcaaataaaccttccataaaaattatagactgttcaagtctttgtaagggggtaaacttacaaaatcagcaggggatcaaatacttatttcccccactgtacatatacagttgtacagtacaatgaaattctttcttctcatatcccagcttgtttggaagctggggtcagagcgcagggtcagccatcgtatggcgcccctgaagcagagagggttaagggccttgctcaagggcctaacagtggctgcatggcagagctgggattcaaactctaaaCCTTTGAGTTGATAGCCCaacgctctacccactaggctaccactgttccattcaGTAAAACGTATTTGTTCCATTTTTGCACATTTAACACAAGTTATATGTTTGGataattaaatttttatattGAATTAAAGAAAcccaagttttatttattaggatttttagaACAGTAGAAACAATAAGAACCAAATTACTTTTATGTCTAATGTTTAATAAGAAAGGTtaagtgaaaaactaaaaagCAGCTGCTAATGGACGTCTTCAATTACTTAGTTTAGCCCCCATAGTTTTTCCCCAGATTATTTGGTTCAAATGAAACAGTGCATTCTGATTTCCTCTCACCCCTCAGGTAGTAGGTACTGATCCAGCGCTGGTGGTGTAGATGCGGGCAGCTTGCTAAGAGCCATGATATGCTGAAAGGTGATGTCAGTCTGAGTGCTGATGTCCGTAAGCTGTGTGTCCCCATCAAGTCCTGCTGGTTTGGGCCTCGGCATCCTGCGCAACACCTGCACTTTGATGGGTTCCTTGGCTGTGCGGAAGGCCTCCACTGCCTGGTCATGGGTCGCCTTGGACAAGTCTTTGCCATTTACCTGGACAGAGACAGAATGACGAGTTAGAGCTGTGGGTTTTTGGAGTAAAAAGATGTTGAGGGACCTAAGCAATGTTCCGTGGCAACTATTTGACTCTGGTCTCAATCACTGTTTTAGAATCTGAATCCATTACAATATTAAGTGACCCACATAATGCATGTGAACAGACTGGCAAACCCTCATCCTGACATCAACAACTGAACAAAAACATCTTAACATTACACAGTGCTAGCAggtttaatgtgtttaaaatgtttacatcaGTATATAGGAGGAacattttgagcatatctgagTATTGTATTTACGATCATGCTttataaaagtatttaattttatgtaaaattgttaaatatatgtatgtattggAATAATAGACCCAGCTAACAGTTAAATAAGTAAGGGAAAAAAACTCCAGTAAAAACCCATAACAATATTCCAGGCCTGCCTTGTATTAGAAGTAAGTACTGTTTCAAAACAATATTGGGTAGCCATcaaaatgtatatactgtaaaattacattacagttaAGTTCTAGCTTTTACTACACTTTATTAATGGCAAATATTATAAAATCAATTTAAAACACAGACAATGAACCTGGTAAAGAGTCTGCTCATTGAacagtgtcttttttttttattcctagGGCAGAAAATCTGGTGCAGTCACTCATCATTGAGCTCCCAGGAGCCTTTTTTCCACTTCACTAAGCTCTTCTCGCTCCATCAGACACGCTCCAATGGCAGCCCAGGAACCCGGACATGAAAAACCACATCCCTGTAGAGTTCAGCAATCACTCCCTCAGGAGAAGAACTATGAGACTGCTACATCGGAAGCATACTGACCATTCATAGAGCAGCCGaaattaaagtttttatttcaacttCTTTCTAATTGGATGAAGTGCAATCATTTATTGTTGTTACTTTTAGGTGTCAGAGGTAAACGCTAAATAATGGAAAAGTTTTACATTTTGGGAAGGTGACTAAACACTGATTGAATGTTAGACTAGACCACTTGTGTAGCGTGAGTGGTTCAGGGGCTGGTTTTAACAAGGCTTGAATATTTTCAATTGTTGGATATCAGGTATCATTCATGCAGTGTCAGCTCCCAAATTACTAGTTGTAAGCCCATAGATAACCAAGAGTCAATGACAGTACAATAGAATCTGTTTATATACCCCAAAGAAAAAgtgacagtatagaaaatgaaAATAGTCCAtctaacattcacttttttattACAGACAGTAAATGTTTTGTCTGGACCTTccttgttatcagcaacaagtccaaaagtcagggtctgtcatggtatggggctgtgtcagcacccttggcaaaggtcatttacatttctgtgatggcagcattaatgcagaaaagtacattgagagtTTGGTACACCAACACGACATctcttccagggacgtccatgcatttttcaataagacaatgcaaaaccacatgctgcacacattacaaaggcatggctgcggaagaagggggtacgggtactggactggcctgcctgcatccCAGATCTGTATCTAATTAAGAatttgtggagaattttgaatcaAAAGATGCTACAATGACAATCCTGCAATGTTGCACACTTTAAGATgtgtttacaggaagaatggaacaaaacaacaactgaaacacttcatcagCACTTGGCATTCtcagtgttgtgagaaggaatggcaacattacaaagtaataaatgctttactgtcccaacttttctggaatgtgttgcaggcctaaaatacaGAAGGAGAGCTTGGGTGTGTTAATAAAACATATGTaacgtggccgctcaggtggcgcagcgctaaaaacacacgctagcacaccggagctgggatctcgaatacatcgtatcgaatctcagctctgccatccggctgggctgagcagccacatgaacaacgattggcctgttgttcatatagcggTGGGATAGTAGTAAGCCGagtagggactcctcgtaactgatgcaattacgacctctgctggctgattgatggcgcctgcaccggggcggggaaggagtgcgttgatcagagtgtgtctctccgtacacagggctgatccgcattagcactcgcctagtgc contains these protein-coding regions:
- the pdzrn3b gene encoding E3 ubiquitin-protein ligase PDZRN3-B, which produces MGFELDRFSGAVDPDLKCNLCHKVLEEPLTTPCGHVFCAACVLPWVAQQRSCPAQCRRRVSAQELHHVPPLKSLVLKLDIRCEHQERGCRQIVKLQQLSEHSEQCDFAPARCRNTGCSQVLNLKDVQAHMRDSCEYRAAGVCEQGCGLPLTHRERYTDGHCCVRSLKAHSGALQAKVLNLEKECKKQAMRASKREKSLLAQLSAVHNELQITALRYQKKFTEYSARIDSLNKSLAPPVKGGESKSVLVVLYRESGSLGFNIVGGRPCAENEDGMSNEGIFVSKIVENGAADKEGGLQIHDRIMEVNGKDLSKATHDQAVEAFRTAKEPIKVQVLRRMPRPKPAGLDGDTQLTDISTQTDITFQHIMALSKLPASTPPALDQYLLPEGRSPRHEYFDPNDFLEGMQQDMEREELEYEEVDLYRTNIQDKLGLTVCYRTDDEDETGIYVSEIDPNSIAARDGRIREGDRIIQINGIEVQNREEAVALLTSEEYQNVCLLVARPEIQLDEGWLEDDRNDFLDDLHMDMLEQQHHQAMQFTASMLQQKKHVDDGGIMDTSTLLSQQHEKDSGVGRTDESTRNDESSEQENLCDDQTSASTTLGSRRRLAYSQDTLGSSDLPFSSESFISVDYADAEFLGDFPADECERFRELLELKCQVRSGDIMGWPRIGQVSSQGLGTTGEDSVDKELELLNAELRNIELECLSIVRAHRTQQLREQPWMLHNSGFRNYNTSVDARRHELADISELPEKSDKDSSSAYNTGESCRSTPLTLELSPDNSLRRANEGPPEADAKGAVSGPNTRVPKPMLSPVQEGSISSRSRTAPANEPDSGHQPEAKDRKQGRLGHPHSPYKHAHIPAHAQHYQSYMHLIQQKSAVEYAQSQLSLASMCRDPVSSADLEPKAEWKVKIRSDGTRYITKRPARDRLLKERALRIREERSGGMTTDDDTVSELKMGRYWSKEERKQHAVRAKEQRQRREFMKQSRTDWLKEQSVGVTDDKKEPNIIELSHKKMMKKRNKKIFDNWMTIQELLTHGARSPDGTRVYNSLLSVTTV